A single genomic interval of Bacillus sp. es.036 harbors:
- a CDS encoding potassium channel family protein yields MQKQSLGMIYEFILALLLIYSLVVDLPDPEGAALDFFIWILFLIDYATRLFLSENKWTFIKQHPLDLIAIIPLDQLFRTARFVRFIRVIRLVALINHRTSMFELFFTKYKIDRAFVYVISLLFISALSMKWIEPEFETYGDALWWAVVTTTTVGYGDLYPETTVGKIVAGVLMIVGIGTIGVITGTVAAMFSNNNRNNLPSELEDIRRKINSYPNINQLDYKHMIEKLEEIQKREARKDTDEQRETKHQTS; encoded by the coding sequence TTGCAAAAGCAATCTCTAGGTATGATCTATGAATTTATTCTCGCCCTTCTTCTTATCTATTCACTCGTCGTTGATTTGCCAGATCCTGAAGGGGCGGCACTCGATTTCTTTATTTGGATCCTATTTTTGATTGATTACGCGACACGGCTTTTCTTAAGCGAAAACAAGTGGACTTTCATTAAACAGCATCCGCTTGATTTAATTGCCATTATCCCTCTCGATCAGTTGTTTCGAACTGCAAGATTTGTTCGATTCATACGCGTTATTCGTTTAGTGGCCCTTATCAATCACCGCACTTCTATGTTTGAACTATTTTTCACAAAATACAAGATTGATCGCGCCTTTGTCTATGTGATTTCGCTTCTATTTATTTCTGCTCTTTCAATGAAATGGATCGAACCGGAGTTTGAAACCTATGGGGATGCACTCTGGTGGGCAGTTGTCACAACGACGACTGTCGGCTATGGTGACTTATATCCTGAAACAACGGTCGGAAAAATTGTGGCAGGCGTTTTAATGATTGTCGGCATCGGGACGATTGGGGTGATTACAGGGACGGTTGCAGCGATGTTTTCAAATAATAACCGAAATAACCTACCGTCTGAATTAGAAGATATAAGAAGAAAGATTAACAGCTATCCAAACATTAACCAGCTCGACTACAAGCATATGATCGAAAAACTTGAAGAAATCCAAAAAAGAGAAGCGAGAAAGGATACTGATGAACAGAGGGAAACGAAACATCAAACATCTTAA
- a CDS encoding S8 family peptidase — protein sequence MSEVRLIPFEVKAIVQEAGILPDGVEMVQAPAIWEESGKGKGRIIAVIDTGCQMDHPDLQSRIIGGKNFTQDFGGDADRYEDNNGHGTHVAGTIAATNGEKGVQGVAPDSKLLIVKVLNEAGSGSYQSIINGIRYAIDWRGPDGERVNVMSMSLGGPSNVPELYEAIKDAVSQNISVVCAAGNEGDGREDTSEYAYPGAYNEVIEVGAASFQRTLAPFSNTNNEIDLIAPGVDILSTYPGGDYAVLSGTSMAAPHVSGALALLMNVAEKEFKRTLSEAEIYSQLIKRTVPIGCSKQAEGNGLLALDLVNQLESLFNVYTTAWSQTEVKSEKVVK from the coding sequence ATGAGCGAAGTTAGACTAATCCCATTCGAAGTAAAGGCGATCGTTCAAGAAGCTGGAATCCTGCCCGACGGAGTGGAAATGGTCCAAGCTCCAGCCATATGGGAGGAATCAGGAAAAGGAAAGGGAAGAATCATTGCCGTTATTGACACCGGTTGTCAAATGGATCATCCTGATCTACAATCCCGCATCATCGGTGGTAAGAATTTCACGCAAGATTTCGGTGGAGATGCAGATCGTTACGAAGATAATAATGGGCACGGCACGCATGTAGCCGGAACAATTGCAGCGACAAACGGAGAAAAAGGTGTTCAAGGTGTGGCGCCAGATTCGAAGTTATTAATTGTAAAAGTACTGAACGAAGCGGGGAGCGGTTCTTATCAATCGATCATAAATGGTATCCGCTATGCGATCGATTGGCGGGGACCAGATGGTGAGCGGGTAAATGTCATGTCGATGTCACTCGGTGGACCATCTAATGTCCCTGAACTTTACGAAGCAATTAAAGATGCGGTGAGTCAAAACATTTCGGTTGTGTGCGCTGCTGGAAATGAAGGTGACGGTAGAGAAGATACGTCAGAATACGCTTATCCAGGCGCGTATAATGAGGTTATTGAAGTAGGAGCAGCTTCTTTCCAACGTACGCTTGCGCCGTTTTCGAATACGAATAACGAAATTGATTTAATTGCACCAGGAGTTGATATTCTATCGACCTATCCAGGTGGAGATTATGCCGTACTTTCTGGTACGTCTATGGCTGCTCCGCACGTATCTGGTGCACTTGCTCTTCTAATGAACGTGGCAGAAAAGGAATTTAAGCGAACGCTCAGTGAAGCAGAAATTTATTCACAGTTGATAAAGAGGACCGTTCCGATTGGATGTTCGAAGCAAGCTGAGGGAAATGGGCTCCTTGCCCTCGATTTGGTCAATCAGTTGGAATCGCTCTTCAATGTTTATACAACAGCATGGAGTCAAACTGAAGTAAAATCGGAAAAAGTGGTTAAATAA
- a CDS encoding PhoH family protein — MLLKTFVLDTNILLHDAHSLFQFGDNHVVVPAIVIEEIDSKKRLMNEVGRNAREFSRMYKKLRDTNKGKLDEPIPLDSGGTFRIELNHRSFDKLRNEFSEESNDNRIIAVAINLSTDSIGDVVLVSNDTLMIAKADALKKSLDLPAFFPELYENDRLIDHVERLHRGYHEILVPPEVIDSLYKSGELSIEILREYSTEEVYSQDFILLKDLFGSNHSGIGRVVIHNQKLVIQGLNRESEHIWGVLPKNVQQRMLMELLMDKNVSLVCATGKAGTGKTLLALAAGLSQTEDEQHYQKLLVSKPVVPVGNDIGFLPGEKEEKLRPWIQPIYDNLEFLFDAKNEEELNHILSGLRTLKVEALTYIRGRSIPNQFVIIDEVQNLSPHEVKTILTRVGEGTKIVLIGDPEQIDHPYLDSVNNGLTYAVERLKQEDEVGIIHLTSTERSKLAEIAARLL, encoded by the coding sequence CTGTTGTTGAAAACCTTTGTTCTAGACACCAATATTCTTTTGCATGATGCCCATTCACTCTTTCAGTTTGGAGACAACCATGTTGTCGTCCCAGCAATTGTCATTGAAGAAATCGATTCTAAGAAGCGATTAATGAATGAGGTAGGTCGAAATGCGCGAGAATTTAGCAGAATGTATAAGAAACTGCGAGACACAAACAAAGGAAAGCTCGATGAACCGATTCCGCTTGACTCCGGAGGAACATTTCGAATTGAGTTGAATCATCGCTCTTTTGACAAATTACGAAATGAATTTAGTGAAGAATCAAACGATAACCGCATTATTGCAGTAGCGATTAATTTAAGCACGGATTCAATAGGCGATGTCGTCCTCGTTTCAAATGATACGTTAATGATTGCAAAAGCAGATGCGCTAAAGAAATCACTTGATTTACCTGCATTTTTTCCAGAACTATATGAGAATGATCGACTCATTGATCATGTAGAGAGACTTCATCGAGGATACCATGAAATCCTTGTGCCTCCAGAAGTGATTGACTCTCTTTACAAGAGCGGGGAACTTTCGATAGAGATTTTGCGAGAGTATTCGACCGAAGAAGTTTACAGTCAAGACTTTATCCTTTTAAAAGATCTGTTTGGCAGCAACCATTCTGGAATTGGAAGAGTGGTGATTCACAATCAGAAATTAGTGATACAAGGACTGAATCGAGAAAGTGAACATATTTGGGGAGTGCTGCCAAAAAATGTCCAGCAGCGCATGCTCATGGAGCTATTGATGGACAAAAATGTATCGCTCGTCTGTGCGACAGGAAAAGCTGGTACGGGGAAAACCTTGCTTGCCCTTGCTGCTGGACTTAGCCAGACAGAGGATGAACAACATTACCAAAAGCTCCTAGTCTCAAAGCCTGTCGTACCAGTTGGCAATGATATTGGCTTTTTACCAGGTGAAAAAGAAGAAAAGCTTAGGCCGTGGATTCAGCCAATCTATGACAATTTGGAATTTTTATTCGATGCAAAAAACGAAGAGGAATTAAATCATATTTTATCAGGACTGAGGACTCTAAAGGTTGAAGCATTAACATACATAAGAGGGAGAAGCATTCCAAATCAATTTGTGATTATTGATGAAGTACAAAACTTATCACCACATGAAGTGAAAACGATTCTAACACGTGTTGGAGAAGGGACAAAAATCGTTCTAATTGGTGATCCTGAACAAATTGATCATCCTTACCTTGATTCTGTAAACAATGGCTTAACTTATGCGGTTGAGCGGTTAAAGCAAGAGGATGAAGTTGGCATTATTCATTTAACGAGTACAGAGCGAAGTAAGCTTGCAGAAATAGCGGCAAGACTTCTCTAG
- a CDS encoding GNAT family N-acetyltransferase — translation MDEEQTIRAIEAIQWDYEEALVPESIHYIQNDDLVMIKNEKSTSVYANKVVRYHRTIHEVKDVIAYFEGSPLSWWVRSSSDSSELEKQLLTLGFQYYDTYRGLAKKLTEEAPISEFTFREVNTEEDVQAHVEVAAKIWGYDDEAIQAAVTERASYLQFPDRRGGYTIALDNNKPVGYSNYRYSKDGKVLYLNGAGVLPENRGKGIYRSLLADRLIEARKRGCELAVTQARLGTSEPILRKSGFREYTTYKQYVRE, via the coding sequence ATGGATGAAGAACAAACCATACGTGCAATTGAAGCCATTCAATGGGATTACGAAGAAGCTCTTGTACCTGAATCTATTCACTATATTCAAAATGATGACCTTGTGATGATAAAAAATGAAAAATCAACTAGCGTCTATGCGAATAAGGTTGTTCGATATCATCGAACCATCCACGAAGTAAAAGATGTCATCGCTTATTTTGAAGGAAGTCCATTGTCGTGGTGGGTGCGATCAAGCTCGGATTCTAGTGAACTTGAAAAGCAACTTCTCACATTAGGCTTTCAGTATTACGATACATATAGAGGTTTAGCGAAGAAGCTAACAGAAGAAGCCCCTATATCGGAATTTACGTTTAGAGAAGTGAATACGGAAGAAGACGTGCAAGCGCATGTTGAAGTAGCAGCGAAGATCTGGGGATATGATGATGAAGCGATTCAGGCTGCCGTTACTGAGCGAGCATCTTACCTTCAATTCCCTGATCGAAGAGGCGGATACACGATTGCCCTCGATAACAATAAGCCCGTAGGTTATTCGAATTATCGCTATAGCAAGGATGGGAAGGTACTCTATTTAAACGGAGCGGGTGTTCTACCTGAAAATAGAGGGAAAGGCATCTATCGTAGTTTGTTAGCAGATCGTCTAATTGAAGCGAGAAAAAGAGGATGTGAGCTAGCGGTGACGCAGGCAAGACTTGGAACGTCGGAACCCATTCTCCGTAAATCTGGTTTTCGTGAATATACGACTTATAAACAATATGTGCGAGAATAG
- a CDS encoding Fur-regulated basic protein FbpA codes for METNQLRKALEQRRNYYISKLIEAGAYSTADHHLYHCTLTDLEKEYKQLSNY; via the coding sequence ATGGAAACCAATCAGCTTAGAAAAGCATTAGAGCAGCGAAGAAACTACTACATCTCAAAGCTTATTGAGGCAGGAGCCTATTCCACCGCTGATCACCATCTCTATCACTGTACACTAACGGATCTTGAAAAAGAGTACAAACAACTATCCAACTATTAA
- a CDS encoding HU family DNA-binding protein → MNKAELLSTVAERAAMSKKDTARVVDTLMDTIAEALAKGEKVQLVGFGNFEVRERSARKGRNPQTGEEIQIQASKTPAFKPGKALKEKVV, encoded by the coding sequence ATGAATAAAGCGGAACTTTTATCGACTGTTGCGGAACGTGCAGCGATGTCAAAGAAAGATACTGCCAGAGTGGTAGACACCTTAATGGATACGATTGCCGAAGCACTTGCTAAAGGTGAAAAGGTGCAGCTTGTTGGATTTGGTAACTTTGAAGTGAGAGAACGCTCTGCTCGTAAAGGTCGCAATCCACAGACTGGCGAAGAAATTCAAATTCAAGCATCTAAGACACCTGCGTTTAAACCAGGAAAAGCATTAAAAGAAAAAGTTGTTTAA
- a CDS encoding MOSC domain-containing protein has protein sequence MGKLISVNVGKPVEATYKGKPISTGIYKQPVRESVYVSNIQIEGDGQADLVHHGGSEKAICVYPVEHYEYWEKKLGCELKAGAFGENFTVSGLDEKEARIGDIYQIGGIKAQVSLPRQPCFKLAKKFEVENMHLFVMENGYSGYYLRVLEEGHVTVQDDIILEHRPDHDVTVSLINRVTYKDRTDREGLEKALLAKELNESWYHKLSKQLSALN, from the coding sequence ATGGGGAAATTAATTAGCGTAAATGTTGGTAAACCCGTTGAAGCGACTTATAAAGGAAAGCCGATTTCTACTGGTATCTACAAACAGCCTGTTCGTGAATCTGTATATGTTTCAAATATTCAGATAGAAGGCGATGGCCAGGCAGATCTCGTCCATCATGGTGGATCAGAGAAAGCGATTTGTGTTTATCCCGTTGAACATTATGAGTATTGGGAAAAGAAACTTGGATGTGAATTAAAGGCAGGCGCATTTGGTGAGAACTTCACAGTGTCAGGGCTAGATGAGAAAGAAGCACGGATTGGAGATATTTATCAAATCGGTGGTATAAAAGCTCAAGTAAGTTTACCAAGACAGCCTTGCTTTAAGCTCGCAAAAAAGTTTGAAGTTGAGAATATGCATTTATTTGTGATGGAAAATGGGTACAGTGGGTATTATCTAAGAGTATTAGAAGAGGGGCACGTCACTGTTCAGGATGACATTATACTTGAACATCGACCTGACCATGATGTGACGGTTTCATTGATTAACCGCGTTACGTATAAGGATCGAACCGATCGCGAAGGACTTGAGAAGGCGCTACTTGCGAAAGAACTTAATGAGAGCTGGTATCATAAATTAAGCAAACAGCTAAGCGCGCTCAATTAG
- a CDS encoding FbpB family small basic protein, with translation MKKLKKLTFKQLVDQNKAELLKNEKELAEIEKRIDNRHV, from the coding sequence TTGAAAAAGCTGAAAAAATTAACTTTTAAACAGCTCGTTGATCAAAATAAAGCAGAACTTCTTAAAAATGAAAAAGAACTTGCTGAGATAGAAAAACGAATTGATAATCGCCACGTATAA